CGAGCCTCGGATGGTGGTGCACGGAACAGACACGGGCGATGTCAAGGTAGTCCCTGCCGTAGGCGCCATCAACTGGGATGGCCAGGGCGGGATCTCCACGGGGACCGTTGAGCAGAACCTCAACTTCATCAGCAGGCTGGGGGATGCCTGTCCCGCACAGGCCGCTGGCACATCCCAGCCAAAGTCCTCTCTGGTAGGCTACAACGACTGGGATTTGATGCGGTTCGAGTTCGATGCCACTCGTCAGGTCCTGACCAACGCCGGTACCCCTTGGCACCCAGAGGATGAAAGCCCTCTGGATATCGCATCGCTCAATCTGTTCGATACGGATGGCGACGGGATTGCCGATGGTGAAGACAACTGCCCAAACACGCCCAATTCCTCCCAGGCGGACGCCAACGGCGACGGCTTCGGAGACGACTGCCAGCCTCAGCCCCTTCCTTACGACACGGAAGTTGCTCTGACGGCTTCGCCGTCGCCGGTGGTCGCTGGACAGCCCCTCACGTTGACGCTCACCGTCAACAACGTTGGGTCGGCCTCTGTGGCGGCGGTCATCGCGACGACCCAGTTGCCTCCTACGGTGAGCTTTACGTCCCTGACCGCATCCCAGGGAAGCTGCTCCCGCGATGGTTTGGAGAACATCCGATGCACACTGGGGAGTATCGGTGTCGGGAACTCGGCCACTGTGACAGTCGTGGGCGCTACCTCCACGGCCGGTACGTTGAAGTTCGAAGCGTTCGCCCTTTCGGACCTTCTCGACCACGATGCCAATGGCGGAAATGACACCGCGCTGTTGACGGTGAACGCCACGCCTCAACTTTGAGATCGTCTCGGTACATCCGAGTCCACCAGGGTTGATTTCGTTACCGACGTGAATACTCGTGCCAGCCTTGCAGCGCGAAAGGCTGGCACTCCTTCTCCCAGGACCTTCTGAGTTACCTCTCCAGAGACAGCCTCTCTTGCTGCGGCAGATGGTCGTACAGGGTCTGTGCGTGCCCAGGTCTGCGGCGCTGATCACCCCACGTTTGTCTTGCTGAACACCCGCAGCGCCTCCGCCACGCTCCAGGCCTGGGCGAAGCAGCCTCGCGGACGGTAGGGCTCCGTGGCGTCGAAGATCTCCGATATCTGCCCAATCCCCGCGTGTGACAGGTGGGTCTCCATTCCAGACAGCAGGGCCCGCGCGGCCTTCAGGTCCGGAGCCACCTTCAACGTCGCATCAACGTAATGCCCGATGAGCCAGCCCCACACCGTGCCCTGGTGATAGGCCGCGTCGCGGGTGCGGAGGTCGCCGTCGTACGTCGGCTTGTAGTCCTTGCTCCCCGGCGCCAGGCTGCGCAGCCCCACTGGCGTCACCAGCTCCCGGCGCACCACCTCCAGCACCTGCGCCCACCGCTCGCGCTTCAACACCGGGTGCTTCAATGAGATGGCGAAGACCTGGTTCGGCCGCACGTTCGCGTCCTCACGGCCGTCCTCTCCGTCCACCACGTCGTAAAGACAGCCGCCCGCTTCATTCCAGAAGCGCTGGTTGAAGCTGACCTGCGCCCGCTCCGCCGCGCCCCGGTACGGTCCCGCGTCCTGTCCCAGCCGCTCCGCCCAACCCGCCATCAGGCGCAAGGCATTGAACCAGAGCGCGTTGATCTCCACCGCCTTGCCCCGGCGCGGTGTCACCACCCAGCCGTCCACCTTCGCGTCCATCCAGGTGAGCTGGTAGCCCTCCTGGCCCTGCCGCAGGAGCCCGTCCGCCGGGTCCACGCCGATGTGGAAGCGCGTGCCCTTCTGGTGGTGCGCCACGATGTCCTGCAACGTCGGGAACAGGTCGCGCAGCAGGGACTCGTCCCCCGTCTCTTCCAGGTAGCGGTCCACCGCGTGGAAGAACCAGAGCGTCGCGTCCGCCGTGTGGTAGACGCCCTCGTTCTCTCCGTCCGGGAAGTAGTTCGGGATCAACCCGTCCCGCACGTAGTGCTCGAACGTGCGCAGGATGGCCGCCGCCTCGCGGTAGCGCCCCGTGGCCAGCGTCAGCCCGTCCAGGCTGATCATCGTGTCCCGGCCCCAGTCCGTGAACCACGGGTAGCCCGCGATGACGCTCCTCGCCTCCAGCCCCATCGACCGCGCCCATG
This genomic window from Corallococcus caeni contains:
- a CDS encoding amylo-alpha-1,6-glucosidase, translating into MNAPAPALPRLSFDFQDGADFSTGVKHEWLLTNGRGGYASGTVVGCNTRRYHGLFIPTLEKLGRTVLMARLEETALVDGERYRLTSEEHTDGSAQEDGAKHLRHFHLEGLIPVWEYVVGGARLRRRVVMVHGEDTVFLEWQHLSGPEVTLHLRPFPVLRPHDGPLLKDAGEPIVTLRGPLVELRNGEDGPRQRMRLYSEGPTPFVNLAETSKPQHLRVEQARGYDFTEVQHSPGYFAATLKPGGTLYLGLTTEKPVHLLERKPAEVFERELLRQQRLLEQAPEHGRTGVPARLVLAADQFIIDPPRPADAAWARSMGLEARSVIAGYPWFTDWGRDTMISLDGLTLATGRYREAAAILRTFEHYVRDGLIPNYFPDGENEGVYHTADATLWFFHAVDRYLEETGDESLLRDLFPTLQDIVAHHQKGTRFHIGVDPADGLLRQGQEGYQLTWMDAKVDGWVVTPRRGKAVEINALWFNALRLMAGWAERLGQDAGPYRGAAERAQVSFNQRFWNEAGGCLYDVVDGEDGREDANVRPNQVFAISLKHPVLKRERWAQVLEVVRRELVTPVGLRSLAPGSKDYKPTYDGDLRTRDAAYHQGTVWGWLIGHYVDATLKVAPDLKAARALLSGMETHLSHAGIGQISEIFDATEPYRPRGCFAQAWSVAEALRVFSKTNVG